CGGCACGGCTGCCAGCACCGCCCAGCAGGTCTTCCTGCACGTCCAGAACACCACCGACTACGCGCCGGAGCGCTGAACCACGATGCCCAGTAACCGACTTCGCCCCCGCCGTTCCTGTCTCGCCGTACCGGGCAGCAACCCGCGCTTCCTGGAGAAGGCCCAGGGCCTGCCCGCCGACCAGGTCTTCCTCGACCTGGAGGACGCCTGCGCCCCGCTGGTCAAGGAGAGCGCCCGGCACAACATCGTCGACGCCCTCAACAACGGCGACTGGGGCAAGAAGACCAAGGTCGTCCGGGTCAACGACTGGACGACGCACTGGACGTACCGGGACGTCATCACCGTCGTCGAGGGCGCCGGCCCCAACCTCGACTGCATCATGCTGCCCAAGGTCCAGGACGCCGAGCAGGTCAAGGCCCTCGACCTGCTGCTCACCCAGATCGAGAAGACCATGGGCTTCGAGGTCGGCAAGATCGGCATCGAGGCGCAGATCGAGAACGCCAAGGGCCTGATCAACGTCGACGCGATCGCCACCGCCTCGCCGCGGCTGGAGACGATCATCTTCGGCCCGGCCGACTTCATGGCCTCCATCAACATGAAGTCACTGGTCGTCGGCGAGCAGCCGCCCGGCTACGACGCGGACGCGTACCACTACATCCTGATGCGCATCCTGATGGCCGCCCGCGCCAACGACCTGCAGGCCATCGACGGCCCCTACCTGCAGATCCGCAACGCCGACGGCTACAAGGCGGTCGCCCGCCGCGCCGCCGCCCTCGGCTTCGACGGCAAGTGGGTCCTCCACCCGGACCAGGTCGCCGCCGCGAACGAGATCTTCTCGCCCTCCCAGGAGGACTACGACCACGCCGAGCTGATCCTCGACGCCTACGACTGGTGCACCTCCGAGGCCGGCGGCGCCAAGGGCTCCGCAATGCTCGGCGACGAGATGATCGACGAGGCCAGCCGCAAGATGGCCCTCGTCATCTCCGGCAAGGGCCGCGCCGCAGGCATGGAGCGCACCTCCAAGTTCGAGCCCCCGCAGGCCTGACCTCCCCTCTTCCTAAGGACATCCCCATGCAGTTCGGACGCACCTACGAAGAGTTCGAGGTCGGCGCGGTCTACAAGCACTGGCCCGGCAAGACGGTCACCGAGTACGACGACCACCTCTTCTGCCTGCTCACCATGAACCACCACCCCCTCCACATGGACACCAACTATGCGGAGAACACGACCGACTTCGGCAAGAACGTCGTCGTGGGCAACTACATCTACTCCCTGCTCCTCGGCATGTCCGTGCCGGACGTCTCCGGCAAGGCCATCGCCAACCTGGAGATCGAGTCGCTGCGCCACGTCGCCCCGACCTTCCACGGCGACACGATCTACGGCGAGACGACCGTCCTCGACAAGTGGCCGTCCAAGTCCAAGGACGACCGCGGCATCGTGTACGTCGAGACCAAGGGCTACAAGCAGGACGGCACGGTCGTCTGCATCTTCCGCCGCAAGGTGATGGTGCCGACCGAGACGTACATCAAGGAGCGCGGCGGCGAACAGCCCGGCCGCCCCGAGGCGAGTGCCTGACCGGCCGGAAGTACCACGCCGCGCAGTCCCCGTACCGAAGAAGCAAGAATCACAGAGGAGTTCCATCATGGGATCACTGGACGGACGTGTCGCCGTCGTCACCGGTGCCGGAGCAGGCCTCGGCCGTGAGCACGCCCTGCTGCTCGCGGCAGAGGGCGCCAAGGTCGTCGTCAACGACCTCGGTCCGGGTGCGCAGACCGTCGTCGACGAGATCAGGGCGGCGGGTGGCGAGGCCGTTGCCAACCACGACAGCGTCGCCGACTACGAGGGTGCCGGGCGGCTGGTCACCACCGCGATCGAGACCTTCGGCGACCTGCACGTCGTGGTCAACAACGCCGGCATTCTGCGCGACGGGCTGCTGGTGAACATGTCGGAGGACGACTTCGACGCCGTGGTCGCCGTGCACCTCAAGGGCGCCTGGGCGGTGTCCCGGCACGCCGCCGCGTACTGGCGCGAGCAGGCGAAGTCGGGTGTGCAGGTGGACCGGTCGCTGATCAACACCTCCTCCACCTCGGGTCTGCACGGCAACGTCGGCCAGGCCAACTACGGTGCCGCCAAGGCCGGTGTCGCAGCCCTCACGATCGTCGCGGCCGACGAGCTGGGCCGCTACCACGTGCGGGCCAATGCCATCGCGCCCGGCGCGCGTACGGCGATGACCCAGTCCACGCCCGCTCTTGCGGCGCTGGTCGCGGACAAGGGCGAGGGCTTCGACACCTGGCACCCGGGCAACGTCTCGCCGCTGGTCGGCCTGCTGGCCGCCGCGGACTGCCGCTTCACCGGCCAGGTGTTCCGTGCCTTCGGTAGCAAGGTCGAGCTGTACACGGGCTGGTCCTCCGTCGACCGGGTGAACCGCGACTCGCGCTGGACCGTTGCCGAACTGGCCGAGGCGACGGCGCACTTCCCGGCGGAGCGGGCGAAGGTGAAGACAGGCGCCGACGCCCACCAGTGATTCTCCGTCGCTTCCACGCAGTCGGCCTGGCACCGCGCAACCCGCGGTGCCAGGCCGACTGCGTGCGCCAGGGGCCGCACGGAGGATCTCCTCGGCGATCTGTTCGCAGCCACATCCGACGTGGTCGGAGGCCGAGACGGGCAGTGCCCCGCCGGATCGCCAGGCGCTCGGACCGGGCAAGGTGGTCTTCGGGTTTTCGGGCAGCCGGTGATTCGGGACAGGGGACTGCAGGGCCGCAACAGCGGCTGGTCCCGATCGCATGCGGGGAAGTTCTCTGGCTTGCCCCGATGGTGCAGGCCGGTACGGGCGGCAGGGATTTGCGCGACAGCCTCCCCGGAGAATCAGCTGCCGGAGTTGTCGACGAATCCCACGACATCGAGGTACTCGATTTTCGGCGGGACGCCATAAATCCCCGTCACCTTGTCGACGATCTCCTCCGTGAAGAAGGCGCGGGCTTTTTCCTCGTCGTCCCATACGTAGAAGTTCCGTGCCTGACGGCCGCTTTCGTCGAGCATGAAGCTTTTGAAGCGAAGGCCGGCCATGCCTTCGAACGGTCCGCGGAGTTCGCCGGCAATCTTTGCGACAGCTGAACGATCGAACTCGTCGGTCTGCGCGAAAGTCACGAGCACGCCGATCATCGGGCCTCCTGGTGTGGGTGAGCAGCGGTCGATCGAGTGACGCCCGAGGCAGATCCTAGTGTGCGTCGCCGAAAATTCCGGTTGTCAGGCCGCGAGTCGGACGTGCGGCGCGCGGTGGGTGCCGCGGACCAGGAGTGCGTCGGCCATTGCGTGCGCGAACTCCCGTCGAACAGGTGGGCGGTTTGGTGCATGGTTCCGCCATTCCGTGCGGTGCGTCCGCTGGGTGCGGAGTGAGTGGTGATCAATCCGCATCCGACCCGACGCGGTCGCCGGGGACAGGGCCCACTCGCCCCTCGGCAACCGCACCCATGTGCGCAGACGCCGCATCAAGGCCGTCGTTCCGGACGAACCGGAGTGCGCAACGCAGCCCTGTTCGCGGCCGAGCTGCCGGTGTTGCTTGCAACGCGGGCTTTGCGCTGTGCGGCTGACCTGTTCTCCTCGTTCGGTCAGGCGGGACATGGTGCGCGCGCCGGGACGGTCGTCGGTGAGGACGTCATGCATGCCCTGGCAGAGGCGGCGTGAGAGCAGGAGGAGGCTTCCCTACAACGGAACGGACTCCGCGGCAAGCGCGCGGGCCCAGGCGTAGTCGGGCTTGCCCATCGCGTTGCGGCGGACCTCCGGCACCCGGAGGAAGGCCTTGGGCAGCTTGTAGCGGGCGATGTGGCCGGCGGCGTGCTCCCGCAGTTCCTCGTCGGACGGTGCGGGGAGGTCGGCAGCGAGTCGCACCATAGCGGTCACCTCCTGGCCCCAGCGCTCGCTGGGACGCCCCACCACCAGGACGTCGACCACGGCGGGGTGGCTGAACACCGCCCGCTCGACCTCCTCGGCGAAGATCTTCTCGCCACCGGAGTTGATGGTCATGGAGTCGCGGCCGCGCAACGCGATCCGGCCGTCGGCGAGCAGCCGTACCCGGTCGCCCGGGACGCACAGCCGCTGCCCCTCCACGGTGGGGAAGGTCTCCGCCGACTTGACCGGGTCGCCCAGGTAGCCGAGCGGCAGCGGCTCGGCGGCGGCCAGCCAGCCGTCGCTCTCCTCGCCCGGCTTCAGCAGCCGGGTGCGGGACTCGTCGACCACGCAGGCCCGGGCCAGCGGGGAGAACACCCCGGCTTCGCGCGGCGCACCCGGCTCGACGTCGGTGCGGATGAGTTGCATGGTCTCGGAGGCGCCGAGGCCGTCGGCGAACCGTGCGCCGGGCATCAGGGCACCCAGCCGGGCCAGCGTCGTGGGCTGGGTCGCGCCGCCGCTGAGCAGCGCCGAGCGCAGCGAGGAGACGTCGTGGCCGCCCCGTTCCAGCTCGTCCGCGATGGGCCGGCAGAATGCCTCGCCCACGAAGGACGCGGTGTCGATGCGTTCCCGCTCGATCAGCCGGCACACGTCCGCCACATCGAGCCGGTGCGGCACGTCGGGTATCGCGACCATGCCGCCGTGGAACAGCGAGCGCAGTGCGCCGACGCAGCCCGTTCCGTGCATGAACGGCGCGGTCCCCAGGAAGCGGGGTCCCCGGGCGGCGGCCACGGCGGCCGCGGCGCCCTCGGGCGAGGCGCCCGGTGGGTAGAGGATGCCCGAAAGGTTGTGCAGGAAGTCGCCGTTGCGCCACATGGTGCCCTTGGGCATGCCGGTGGTGCCGCCGGTGTACAGCAGGTAGAGGTCGTCCGGCGAGGCGGCGGGCAGCGGCTGGTCGGCCGGTGCCGAGGCCAGTGCGGCCTCGAAGTCCAGGGCGCCCGGCAGCAGCGGTCCACCCGAACCGTCCGCGACCTGGAGGAGCAGGACCGGTTCGGGCAGGTCCGCCACGACCTCGGCGAGCACGGGGGCGAACGCGGCGTGGTACACGACGACGGCGGGCCGCGCGTCACCGAAAAGTTGGCGCAGTTCCGTCGCGGTGTAGCGGTAGTTGACGTTGAACGGGGCGACCCGGGCGGCGAGCGCGCCGAGCAGCCCCTCCAGGTACTCGGGGCAGTTGTGCAGGTACAGCGCGAGGTGGTCCTGACCGGAGGCGCAGGGGTCCAGCTCGGCTCGCTCGCGGTGGGCGCCGAGCCCCCGGGAGGCCAGCAGCCGGCCCAGTCGCTCGGTCCGGTCGAGGACCTCGGCGTAGCTCCGGCGCACTGCGCCGTGCACCAGGCACTCGCGGTCCGGTACCGCCCGGGCGACTGCGCCGAAGACGTCGGACAGGGTCGGTTGCATGAAGGGTCCCTTCGGGGGTGAGGGTTGAGCTCGGCCGGGCGCGGGGGAGTTCCCCGGCACGGCGACGCCGCGCTGCCCGGGCGGGCCGGGCAGCGCGGCGGGCGGTACAAGTGGGGTGACGGAAGGTCAGCCGGCCGCGACCACGGCGGAGCCTTCGAGGGTCACGGTGCCGTCCGGCAGGGTCACCGTCAGGGACAGGCGGGCGAGTTCGTCCTCCACCTCGGTCACCGTGCCGGTGCAGGTGGGGACGGTGTTCACCGGGGTGATGGCGGTGAAGCGGACCTCGTACGAGCGGATGCCCTCCTGAGGGATCCAGTCCGTCAGCAGGCGGCCCAGATAGGCCATCGAGAGCATGCCGTGGGTGAAGACGTCGTCGATGCCGACCGCCCGGCAGGCATCGATGTCGATGTGGATGGGATTGTGGTCGCCGGAGGCACCCGCGTAGAGCGCGAGTGCGGTCCGGGTGGTCTTCGGGGCTTCGAGGGTGAAGGTGTCCCCGGGCTTGAGAACGGTCACTTGGCCGCCTTCGGGTCGCGCACCACGGTGGTGCCGGTGAGCGTGGCGATCGGCTCGCCGCCGCGGGTCACGCGGGTGGTGCGCACGATGAACTCCAGCGCACCGCCCTTCTTGGAGTAGACGTCGGTGACCTCGGTGGAGAAGGTCAACCGATCGCCGGCGTACGCCTGGGCGCGGTACTCGAAGGCCTGGCCGCCGTGCAGGACGGTGCGGATGTCGACGCCCAGGTCCGCCAGGAACCGGCCCCGGTCGGGGTTGTCGAGGTCGAGGCAGAACAGGAACGTCGGCGGCACCGGGATGTCCGGGTGGCCGGCGGCCCGTGCGGCCGTCGGATCGGCGTAGACGGGGTCCGGCTGGCCGGTGGCCCGGGCGAAGAAGCGCAGCCGTCCGCGCTCGACGTCCACCGAGTGCTCGGGGGTACGGCTGCCGATGATGCTGCGGTCGATGGTCATGGATGAGGACGCCTTCTCGTGCAGGATGCAGAGACGGGTCGCGGCCGGTGCGCGGCGCGGTCTCGCGCTCCTGCGACAGGGCGGGGCACGCGACCCGTGGTGTGCGGCACGCTATGCGTACGGGGGAGCACCGGAACTCCCGAATTCCCTTCGCGGCCCATAGGCAGCCCCTCTGTCGGGGTACGGACGGTGTCCGGGGCCTGCGCCCATGGCGTGCCGGGCCGATACCCCGATGGGCATAGGCAATGACAATGGATACCCCAGGATCCCCAAGGATTTACCTGCGCTTTCTTTCGGCATAGCGTGCCGACAACGGACTGCCGTACTGACGGCCGCGCCCCGCCGGCGCCGCACCGTGGCACACGGGCGGCCGCCCCCTTCGGAGCGCTGACATCCCCGCCCGCAGCGAGCAACGGGACGGGCCTCCTGCGGCTGTGAAAACTGGAGCTTCCTCGTGCACCTGAGCATCGAAACGGCCACCGGCGCCGCCCGTCCCTCCGGCGGTGACCTCCTCGGCTTCCTCGACCTCGACCGGACCGACCGCGATCTGTTCAGCGGACGGTGCCACCTCGGTGCGCCCGGCAAGGCGTTCGGGGGCAGGTCGTCGCACAGGCGCTCGCCGCTGCCGGCTGCACCATCGAGGCCGGTCGCCTTCCGCACTCGCTGCACGGCTACTTCCTCCGTGCCGGCGATCTCTCCCAGGCGGTCGGCTACGAGGTCGAACGGCTGCGCGACGGCCGCTCCTACTGCGCCAGGCGGGTCACCGCCTACCAGGACGGCCGGCCGATCTTCACCCTCTCGGCGTCCTTCAAGTCACCCGAGCCCACCCCGGAGCGGCAGCAGCCGATGCCGGAGGTGCCCGCACCCGAGGACCTTCCCGACCCGTACGCACGGTGGGCGGTCAACAGCCCGGCGGAGTACGACGCAGCCGAGTTCCGGCGCGTGGTGTCGATGAGGATCGCCCGTCCCGGCCCGAGGACGGGGGACCGGACGCCGCCCGGGGTCAACGAGCGCCTCGTGTGGATGAAGGCGACGGAGCACCTGCCCGACGACGCGATGCTCCACGCCTGCGCCTTCGTCTACGCCTCCGACCTCACACTCGCTCCGGTCGCCGCGCTCGACCACGAGAAGGCCCGGGTGGAGCGCGAGGGTCCGGCACGGGTGCTCACCGCCTCGCTCGACCACTCCGTCTGGTTCCACCGGCCGTTCCGGGCCGACGACTGGCTGCTGTTCGCCCTGCGCAGCCCCTCCGGCGGGGACGGGCGCGGTCTGGCCTCCGGGCAGGTGTGGACCCGGGACGGGACGCTGGTGGCCTCCCTCGCCCAGGAAGTCGTCGTCCGGCCGATCCGGCAGCCCGTCTGACGGACCGCCGACATCCACATCCATCACCGCAGGCACAGCCGGGACGCCACCGTCCCGCCGGAACAAGGGAGTTCCCTCCATGGCCGACGTCTGGCCGAAGCACATGCCGCGCTCGCTGGACTACCCCCGGGTCGGTGTCGACGCCCTGCTCGCCGGCGCCTCCCGTGCCTACCCGGAGCGGGTGGCGTTGCGGGAGGGGGACGAGACCCTCACCTTCGCCGAGCTCTACGACCGTGCGCTGCGGGTCGCCGCGGGCCTGCGGGTACGAGGTGTCCGGCCGGGCGACACGGTCGCCCTGCACCTGCCCAACTCGGCCTGGTTCCTGGTCGCCTACTACGGCATCCTGTGCTCCGGCGCCACCGCGGCCGCACT
The Kitasatospora paranensis genome window above contains:
- a CDS encoding SDR family oxidoreductase, which encodes MMGSLDGRVAVVTGAGAGLGREHALLLAAEGAKVVVNDLGPGAQTVVDEIRAAGGEAVANHDSVADYEGAGRLVTTAIETFGDLHVVVNNAGILRDGLLVNMSEDDFDAVVAVHLKGAWAVSRHAAAYWREQAKSGVQVDRSLINTSSTSGLHGNVGQANYGAAKAGVAALTIVAADELGRYHVRANAIAPGARTAMTQSTPALAALVADKGEGFDTWHPGNVSPLVGLLAAADCRFTGQVFRAFGSKVELYTGWSSVDRVNRDSRWTVAELAEATAHFPAERAKVKTGADAHQ
- a CDS encoding MaoC family dehydratase N-terminal domain-containing protein, with the translated sequence MTIDRSIIGSRTPEHSVDVERGRLRFFARATGQPDPVYADPTAARAAGHPDIPVPPTFLFCLDLDNPDRGRFLADLGVDIRTVLHGGQAFEYRAQAYAGDRLTFSTEVTDVYSKKGGALEFIVRTTRVTRGGEPIATLTGTTVVRDPKAAK
- a CDS encoding MaoC family dehydratase; amino-acid sequence: MQFGRTYEEFEVGAVYKHWPGKTVTEYDDHLFCLLTMNHHPLHMDTNYAENTTDFGKNVVVGNYIYSLLLGMSVPDVSGKAIANLEIESLRHVAPTFHGDTIYGETTVLDKWPSKSKDDRGIVYVETKGYKQDGTVVCIFRRKVMVPTETYIKERGGEQPGRPEASA
- a CDS encoding AMP-binding protein, translated to MQPTLSDVFGAVARAVPDRECLVHGAVRRSYAEVLDRTERLGRLLASRGLGAHRERAELDPCASGQDHLALYLHNCPEYLEGLLGALAARVAPFNVNYRYTATELRQLFGDARPAVVVYHAAFAPVLAEVVADLPEPVLLLQVADGSGGPLLPGALDFEAALASAPADQPLPAASPDDLYLLYTGGTTGMPKGTMWRNGDFLHNLSGILYPPGASPEGAAAAVAAARGPRFLGTAPFMHGTGCVGALRSLFHGGMVAIPDVPHRLDVADVCRLIERERIDTASFVGEAFCRPIADELERGGHDVSSLRSALLSGGATQPTTLARLGALMPGARFADGLGASETMQLIRTDVEPGAPREAGVFSPLARACVVDESRTRLLKPGEESDGWLAAAEPLPLGYLGDPVKSAETFPTVEGQRLCVPGDRVRLLADGRIALRGRDSMTINSGGEKIFAEEVERAVFSHPAVVDVLVVGRPSERWGQEVTAMVRLAADLPAPSDEELREHAAGHIARYKLPKAFLRVPEVRRNAMGKPDYAWARALAAESVPL
- a CDS encoding MaoC/PaaZ C-terminal domain-containing protein; protein product: MTVLKPGDTFTLEAPKTTRTALALYAGASGDHNPIHIDIDACRAVGIDDVFTHGMLSMAYLGRLLTDWIPQEGIRSYEVRFTAITPVNTVPTCTGTVTEVEDELARLSLTVTLPDGTVTLEGSAVVAAG
- a CDS encoding CoA ester lyase, whose product is MPSNRLRPRRSCLAVPGSNPRFLEKAQGLPADQVFLDLEDACAPLVKESARHNIVDALNNGDWGKKTKVVRVNDWTTHWTYRDVITVVEGAGPNLDCIMLPKVQDAEQVKALDLLLTQIEKTMGFEVGKIGIEAQIENAKGLINVDAIATASPRLETIIFGPADFMASINMKSLVVGEQPPGYDADAYHYILMRILMAARANDLQAIDGPYLQIRNADGYKAVARRAAALGFDGKWVLHPDQVAAANEIFSPSQEDYDHAELILDAYDWCTSEAGGAKGSAMLGDEMIDEASRKMALVISGKGRAAGMERTSKFEPPQA
- a CDS encoding acyl-CoA thioesterase; the protein is MPPRCARQGVRGQVVAQALAAAGCTIEAGRLPHSLHGYFLRAGDLSQAVGYEVERLRDGRSYCARRVTAYQDGRPIFTLSASFKSPEPTPERQQPMPEVPAPEDLPDPYARWAVNSPAEYDAAEFRRVVSMRIARPGPRTGDRTPPGVNERLVWMKATEHLPDDAMLHACAFVYASDLTLAPVAALDHEKARVEREGPARVLTASLDHSVWFHRPFRADDWLLFALRSPSGGDGRGLASGQVWTRDGTLVASLAQEVVVRPIRQPV